In Gopherus evgoodei ecotype Sinaloan lineage chromosome 21, rGopEvg1_v1.p, whole genome shotgun sequence, a single window of DNA contains:
- the LOC115637835 gene encoding olfactory receptor 6B1-like, with product MDARNQNAVAEFILLGFNSLQRWQAFLFFTFFLLPSALTITVNATIIATAWKDNPLYTPMYFFLSNFSFMEIWYTTVTVPKMLSSFMVERTTISVSGCIIQFYAFCCLGTTECMFLGVMAYDRYIAICYPLHYSTLMNKKVCTRLAVGSWVSGFIGNLPLTISTTQFFFCDPNKINYFFCNLAPVLNHSCTDTSVSEMIFFTFTWVIILCSFLLTMVSYCFIISTICRTPSTIGRQWAFSTCASHLIVVTIFYSTVTFMYVWPTVRYTFQADKVVSVFYCVVTPLLNPVIYNLRNKEVKEALRRVLCGRRRLNWKNVGLIDWDS from the coding sequence ATGGATGCCAGAAACCAGAATGCTGTTGCTGAATTCATCCTCTTAGGGTTCAATAGCCTACAAAGATGGCAGgcctttcttttctttacctTCTTCCTTCTTCCTTCTGCTTTGACTATAACGGTCAATGCCACCATCATCGCCACCGCGTGGAAGGACAACCCCCTTTACacacccatgtacttcttcctgagcAACTTCTCTTTTATGGAGATCTGGTACACCACAGTCACCGTGCCCAAGATGCTGTCCAGCTTCATGGTGGAGAGGACCACCATATCTGTGTCGGGCTGCATCATCCAATTCTATGCCTTCTGCTGCTTGGGAACCACAGAGTGCATGTTTCTGGGTGTGATGGCTTATGATCGCTACATTGCCATCTGCTACCCGCTGCACTACAGCACTCTGATGAACAAAAAGGTCTGCACCCGGCTGGCTGTTGGCTCTTGGGTGAGTGGTTTCATTGGCAATTTGCCTCTCACCATCTCTACCACTCAGTTCTTCTTCTGCGACCCCAACAAGATCAACTACTTCTTCTGCAACCTGGCACCAGTGCTGAACCACTCATGCACAGACACCTCAGTCAGCGAGATGATATTCTTCACCTTCACCTGGGTCATCATCCTCTGCTCCTTCCTGCTCACTATGGTGTCCTATTGCttcatcatctccaccatctgcAGGACGCCCTCCACCATTGGCAGACAATGGGCCTTTTCCACCTGCGCCTCCCACCTCATCGTGGTCACCATTTTCTACAGCACTGTCACATTCATGTATGTCTGGCCCACAGTGCGCTACACCTTCCAGGCAGACAAGGTAGTCTCTGTCTTCTACTGTGTAGTCACCCCGCTCCTCAACCCTGTCATCTACAATCTGAGGAACAAGGAAGTGAAGGAGGCACTGAGGAGAGTGCTGTGCGGCAGAAGAAGGCTGAATTGGAAGAACGTTGGACTCATTGACTGGGATAGTTAA